One window from the genome of Dyadobacter sp. CECT 9275 encodes:
- a CDS encoding PepSY-associated TM helix domain-containing protein, whose translation MAQSSFKRVTGVLHLWLGLASGIVVIIVSLTGCIFVFEEEIRNITQKEYRFVEPQSGPAISAAEAVSILHTQFPGKQVDQLRLFSQPDRAMIAKLVDHDKISPKKSGKKKKEGEEHDEEKEYAKTVVSLNPYTGQILGPWNMESDFLHTVEKIHKTLLLGEAGKWLIKFNIVIFLTMLLSGLVLWFPLKKNQVKNAFKIKFDAKWQRINYDFHNVLGFYFLIPLFLVTLTGIWWAVKPSQKLVYAVLGEGKRAEPKKGISTIPTSTIVSNYSPAEAFASVASLHKGWNEAHINFPKNLKDPIRVNLRYPYQIVRNQNVFEFDQFSGKLLNAEYFRDYTAADKVKHANRALHTGQAFGLTGKIIMFLASLFSATLPVSGFLIWYQRKNKKNIKKQPVRPAKNPATVKSTPRRTPVMQPRVVQQV comes from the coding sequence ATGGCGCAATCTTCGTTCAAACGTGTAACAGGTGTACTTCATCTCTGGCTCGGGCTTGCTTCCGGCATTGTCGTCATCATTGTTAGTCTTACCGGCTGCATTTTTGTTTTTGAAGAAGAAATCAGAAATATTACCCAGAAGGAATATCGTTTCGTAGAGCCGCAATCAGGTCCGGCAATATCAGCTGCCGAGGCAGTTTCGATCCTGCACACCCAATTTCCCGGAAAACAGGTTGACCAGCTGAGACTTTTCTCCCAGCCGGACAGGGCCATGATCGCCAAGCTTGTTGATCACGATAAGATTTCCCCAAAAAAATCAGGTAAGAAAAAAAAGGAGGGAGAAGAGCATGACGAGGAAAAAGAGTATGCAAAGACCGTCGTGTCCCTCAACCCCTATACCGGCCAAATACTGGGCCCCTGGAACATGGAAAGTGATTTTCTGCATACCGTTGAGAAAATACACAAAACGCTTCTCTTGGGAGAAGCAGGTAAATGGCTCATCAAATTCAACATCGTTATTTTTCTGACGATGCTTTTATCAGGCTTGGTGCTCTGGTTTCCGCTTAAAAAAAATCAGGTCAAAAACGCATTTAAGATAAAATTTGATGCCAAATGGCAACGGATAAACTATGATTTTCACAATGTTCTGGGTTTCTACTTCCTGATACCGCTTTTCCTGGTTACGCTTACCGGTATCTGGTGGGCTGTAAAGCCATCACAGAAACTGGTTTATGCGGTACTGGGGGAAGGGAAAAGGGCGGAGCCAAAAAAGGGGATTTCCACGATACCGACCAGTACGATAGTTTCAAATTACAGTCCAGCCGAAGCTTTTGCATCTGTTGCCTCTCTTCATAAAGGCTGGAATGAGGCGCATATCAATTTTCCCAAAAATCTGAAAGATCCCATCAGGGTCAATCTCCGGTATCCTTACCAGATTGTAAGAAATCAGAATGTTTTTGAATTCGACCAGTTTTCCGGCAAACTTCTGAACGCGGAGTACTTCAGGGATTACACTGCTGCGGACAAGGTGAAACATGCCAACCGGGCCTTGCATACCGGACAGGCATTTGGACTGACAGGTAAAATAATCATGTTCCTGGCAAGCTTGTTTTCAGCCACGCTTCCCGTAAGTGGTTTTCTGATCTGGTATCAGAGGAAAAATAAAAAGAATATCAAAAAGCAGCCGGTACGGCCCGCAAAAAATCCCGCAACGGTTAAAAGTACGCCCAGGCGAACACCGGTTATGCAGCCCCGTGTGGTACAACAGGTGTAG
- a CDS encoding TonB-dependent receptor domain-containing protein yields MLKFYKVLLLSVICSISYAQEAQIRGFISDKENNGMVGYITVQLFEKDQFIQGVISGQNGEYNFAKVSPGTYSVKVSGIGYEIKVVDGIKITSKHQHHELNMIIQPMVSQLSEVVVKGDIGVTKIEPGKIVYKASDLPIAKGSSVGDMLRLMPSVAMGGPPGVPRDIRYRGLEKSYTLVLIDGKNAGITGNNREVVLNQIPVSAIERIEIIASPGAQYDGDGMNGVVNIILKKNARYGTHGQMMMGINSLGGYNASLQASHKIKAAEFYGAYDRNLVALTGGNSMTETNRVTLLKNGETSGYQDIFSKESRKITSGNIKLGTRWNLWRGADLRAEYLRGWQKEAKIKTQDTKVLKADGSFGSRTLRTEDQTEDWSFNEYIVQFSQKISANGKLNLSYNHVDGNYPKPKYQTDQKLNAAGQPSDTKPARTNTFENNYDRNDFIQADYSLRSNHIFTWNTGLKYSGRNRENEQIVDKFDYNKNLFVTSQSPANNFTSSEKILAGYAQSVMTKGRVRSEIGIRAEYTHFYNETIEAGYTTKGSYFIPLPSASFIYTIDTTQFLKFAFDRKIRRASFKDLSPFVDSSDVAKIKTGNPLLRPEKAWGFELGYMKTASKWNLGVNLFRRQINGLIQKVLYDVSEGVVLEKPDNFNSAYIQGVELIGAVQPLPFWNINGSYSRFGSKLKNESEGGGDAIKDQFNWCAKMISDITIGKNTFFQVAWNGIGPKVSSQKKEQTLAYWDASISQYFAKKKMVLSVRMMDIFNTNNKKTTEYTSAQTSEKVQDIPGRQVYINLSYSF; encoded by the coding sequence ATGTTAAAATTTTACAAGGTTTTGTTGCTGAGCGTCATCTGTAGCATTTCCTATGCGCAGGAGGCACAGATTCGTGGTTTCATCAGCGATAAAGAGAATAATGGAATGGTGGGTTACATCACCGTTCAGCTATTTGAAAAGGATCAATTTATCCAGGGTGTCATTTCTGGCCAAAACGGTGAATACAATTTTGCGAAGGTTTCGCCCGGCACGTATAGCGTGAAGGTGAGCGGCATCGGTTATGAGATCAAAGTGGTTGACGGCATAAAAATAACCTCCAAACATCAGCATCACGAACTGAACATGATCATTCAGCCGATGGTATCTCAGTTGTCCGAGGTAGTTGTGAAGGGAGATATAGGTGTTACGAAAATAGAACCCGGAAAAATTGTTTATAAAGCGTCGGATCTGCCGATTGCAAAAGGTTCGTCCGTGGGTGATATGCTACGATTAATGCCTTCGGTAGCCATGGGCGGCCCTCCCGGGGTACCCCGCGATATCCGCTACCGTGGTCTGGAAAAATCATATACGCTGGTGTTGATTGACGGCAAAAATGCGGGTATCACCGGAAACAACCGGGAAGTTGTTCTGAACCAGATACCGGTTTCTGCCATTGAGCGAATTGAAATTATCGCCAGCCCGGGCGCACAGTACGACGGAGATGGTATGAACGGCGTTGTCAATATCATTCTCAAGAAAAATGCACGCTACGGTACGCACGGACAAATGATGATGGGTATCAACAGCCTGGGCGGTTACAATGCGTCTTTGCAGGCTTCTCATAAAATCAAAGCGGCAGAGTTTTATGGGGCGTATGACCGTAACCTGGTGGCATTGACGGGTGGGAATTCCATGACGGAAACCAATAGGGTGACACTGCTGAAAAATGGTGAAACGTCGGGGTATCAGGATATTTTCTCAAAAGAAAGCCGCAAAATTACCAGTGGCAACATCAAGCTGGGTACCCGGTGGAACCTTTGGAGAGGTGCAGACCTGAGGGCGGAATACCTGAGAGGTTGGCAGAAAGAGGCAAAAATAAAAACGCAGGATACCAAAGTTCTGAAGGCAGACGGCTCGTTCGGTAGCCGTACGCTTCGTACAGAGGACCAGACAGAGGACTGGAGTTTTAACGAATATATCGTTCAGTTTTCGCAAAAAATATCTGCCAACGGCAAGCTGAATTTATCCTACAATCATGTAGATGGCAACTATCCCAAACCCAAATACCAGACTGACCAGAAGCTGAATGCAGCCGGGCAGCCTTCGGATACCAAACCGGCACGGACCAATACTTTTGAGAATAATTATGACCGGAATGACTTTATCCAGGCGGATTATTCGCTCAGAAGCAACCATATTTTTACCTGGAATACCGGGCTGAAATACAGCGGCCGGAACCGTGAAAATGAGCAGATCGTGGATAAATTCGATTACAATAAAAACCTGTTTGTGACAAGCCAAAGCCCCGCCAACAACTTTACGAGTTCGGAAAAAATCCTGGCAGGATATGCGCAGTCGGTCATGACAAAAGGCAGGGTGCGTAGCGAAATAGGGATACGGGCCGAGTATACCCATTTTTACAACGAAACGATTGAAGCAGGTTATACCACAAAAGGCAGTTACTTTATTCCTTTGCCCAGCGCATCATTCATTTATACGATTGATACCACCCAGTTCCTGAAATTTGCATTCGACAGAAAAATAAGACGGGCTAGTTTTAAAGACCTGAGTCCATTTGTTGACAGCTCCGACGTGGCCAAAATCAAAACCGGAAACCCGTTGCTGCGGCCGGAAAAAGCTTGGGGTTTTGAGCTGGGTTATATGAAAACAGCCTCAAAATGGAACCTGGGAGTAAATCTTTTCCGCCGCCAGATCAACGGGCTCATCCAAAAGGTTCTGTACGATGTATCGGAGGGAGTGGTACTTGAAAAGCCAGATAACTTCAATTCCGCTTATATACAGGGTGTTGAGCTGATCGGGGCGGTACAGCCTTTGCCTTTCTGGAATATCAATGGGAGCTATTCCCGTTTTGGTTCGAAGTTGAAAAATGAAAGTGAAGGTGGCGGTGACGCGATCAAAGATCAGTTTAACTGGTGTGCCAAAATGATCTCGGATATTACGATTGGAAAAAATACCTTTTTTCAGGTGGCCTGGAACGGTATCGGTCCGAAAGTTTCCAGCCAGAAAAAAGAACAAACCCTAGCTTACTGGGATGCCAGTATTTCTCAGTATTTTGCAAAGAAAAAAATGGTACTGAGCGTCCGTATGATGGATATTTTCAATACCAACAATAAAAAAACAACAGAATATACCTCGGCCCAGACGAGCGAAAAAGTACAGGATATCCCGGGCCGACAAGTTTACATCAACCTTTCTTATAGTTTCTGA